One region of Chanodichthys erythropterus isolate Z2021 chromosome 24, ASM2448905v1, whole genome shotgun sequence genomic DNA includes:
- the LOC137015290 gene encoding uncharacterized protein, which translates to MKRSYPDEAENRIDKKECGQTPQIILLLCTQTPRLLVNTVSVAAAPIQRTSFTHGFTSLPSPAPENNNVPLHRTVLRRGHDPLLSIEKCSSCCNMFHCDYCKMLHNHLHEAKNHVANHLRNAVQQEGFVIIKCGLGCRQAPHFHCCYCTSTLIRRDALIKHLTACKNTSYKQPPPIVPAAAAPPPSTAEVPPSQVPPYSAEEPLSPAQRPPHTADGPPSSAEGPPSPAQRPPSTADGPPSTADGPPSTAEGPLSPAQRPPHTADGPSSTAEGPPSPAERPPHTADGPPSTAEGPPSPAERPPHTADGPPSTAEGPLSPAERPPSTAEGPPSPAERPPCTVEGPPSPAEEPLSPTERPPSTAAAPPTPAEEPLSPTERPPSTAAAPPTPAEEPLSPTERPPSTAAAPPTPAEEPLSPTERPPSTAAAPPTPAEGPPSTAASSSALHQTVLRRGHDPLLSIEKCSSCCNMYHCDYCKMLHNHLHQAQNHVANHLRNAVQQEGFVIIKCGLGCRQTPHFHCCYCKSTLIRKDALIKHITTCKNTSDRQSSPIVPAAPPPPPSTAEIPSSRVQGPPPEVPPSPPEVPPSTAKVPPFLAASSSAVRLRVRQQVRVACPHCDIQINKKNLLVHINRKHSHTTIL; encoded by the exons ATGAAACGCAGCTACCCCGACGAAGCTGAAAACAGAATAGACAAAAAAGAGTGTGGTCAAACTCCCCAGATTATCCTCCTTCTCTGCACACAAACTCCACGGTTGTTGGTCAACACCGTCAGCGTTGCAGCAGCTCCTATCCAAAGGACGAGTTTTACCCATGGGTTTACCTCTCTCCCGAGTCCGGCCCCGGAAAATAACAATGTGCCG TTGCATCGGACAGTACTGAGGCGAGGACATGATCCTCTTCTCTCCATTGAGAAATGCTCAAGCTGCTGCAACATGTTCCACTGTGACTACTGTAAGATGCTGCATAATCATTTACACGAGGCAAAAAATCATGTTGCAAATCATCTTCGAAATGCTGTTCAACAGGAAG GTTTTGTCATCATCAAGTGTGGTCTAGGCTGCAGACAAGCACCACATTTTCACTGCTGCTACTGCACGTCAACGTTAATCAGAAGGGATGCTCTGATTAAACATTTAACAGCTTGTAAAAATACATCATACAAACAGCCTCCACCCATAGtgccagcagcagcagcaccaCCTCCATCCACAGCAGAAGTACCTCCGTCACAAGTGCCTCCATACTCAGCAGAAGAACCCCTATCCCCAGCACAAAGACCTCCACACACAGCAGATGGACCTCCATCCTCAGCAGAAGGACCCCCATCCCCAGCACAAAGACCTCCATCCACAGCAGATGGACCTCCATCCACAGCAGATGGACCTCCATCCACAGCAGAAGGACCCCTATCCCCAGCACAAAGACCTCCACACACAGCAGATGGACCTTCATCCACAGCAGAAGGACCCCCATCCCCAGCAGAAAGACCTCCACACACAGCAGATGGACCTCCATCCACAGCAGAAGGACCCCCATCCCCAGCAGAAAGACCTCCACACACAGCAGATGGACCTCCATCCACAGCAGAAGGACCCCTATCCCCAGCAGAAAGACCTCCATCCACAGCAGAAGGACCCCCATCCCCAGCAGAAAGACCTCCATGCACAGTAGAAGGACCTCCATCCCCAGCAGAAGAACCCCTATCCCCAACAGAAAGACCTCCATCCACAGCAGCAGCTCCTCCAACTCCAGCAGAAGAACCCCTATCCCCAACAGAAAGACCTCCATCCACAGCAGCAGCTCCTCCAACTCCAGCAGAAGAACCCCTATCCCCAACAGAAAGACCTCCATCCACTGCAGCAGCTCCTCCAACTCCAGCAGAAGAACCCCTATCCCCAACAGAAAGACCTCCATCCACAGCAGCAGCTCCTCCAACTCCAGCTGAAGGACCTCCATCTACAGCAGCTTCATCATCAGCA TTGCATCAGACAGTACTGAGGCGAGGACATGATCCTCTTCTCTCCATTGAGAAATGCTCAAGCTGCTGCAACATGTACCACTGTGACTACTGTAAGATGCTGCATAATCATTTACACCAGGCACAAAATCATGTTGCAAATCATCTTCGAAATGCTGTTCAACAGGAAG GTTTTGTCATCATCAAGTGTGGTCTAGGCTGCAGACAAACGCCACATTTTCACTGCTGCTACTGCAAGTCAACATTAATCAGAAAGGATGCTCTGATTAAACATATAACAACTTGTAAAaatacatcagacagacagtcttCACCCATAGTGCCAGCAGCACCACCACCACCTCCATCCACAGCAGAAATACCTTCATCCCGAGTACAAGGACCTCCACCAGAAGTACCTCCATCTCCACCAGAAGTACCTCCATCCACAGCAAAAGTGCCTCCATTCCTAGCAGCTTCATCTTCAGCAGTAAGATTACGTGTCCGGCAGCAAGTCAGGGTTGCTTGCCCACATTGcgacattcaaataaataagaaGAACTTGCTGGTTCACATAAACAGAAAACACAGTCACACCACTATTCTGTGA
- the snupn gene encoding snurportin-1: MEDLTQALSSSFSVSREPNSTSAPHPRLAQYKSKYSVLEQSERRRRFLEFQKEKRLNYVNHARRLADGDWTGVDSEDEEGEEKKSAQQLENSTDEEGMEIEQRKKLPKHYANQLMLSEWLVDVPADLSSDWLMVVCPVGKRSLVVASKGSTSSYTKSGYCVNRFPSLIPGGNRHNSALGKDYTILDCIYSDVDRTYYILDVMCWRGHPVYDCSTEFRFYWLQSKVEEAEGLSEISKINPFRFVSLNSISCSTESIQKALAHEYNFTVDGLLFYHKETHYTPGSTPLVGWLRPYMVADILGIEVPQCPLTSKPDYASHQLQQILEHKKTSTEVRPADQNGRYELEHLSTPETQLENSHTGQKESMEV; the protein is encoded by the exons ATGGAGGATCTGACCCAGGCTCTCTCCTCCAGCTTCTCTGTATCCAGAGAACCCAACAGCACATCTGCTCCTCATCCACGCCTGGCCCAGTACAAGAGCAAATACAGTGTTCTGGAGCAGAGTGAACGGCGCAGGAGGTTCCTCGAGTTCCAGAAAGA GAAGAGGCTGAACTACGTGAATCACGCCCGTCGTCTGGCAGATGGAGACTGGACCGGAGTCGACAGTGAGGATGAGGAGGGTGAAGAGAAGAAGAGTGCGCAACAGCTGGAGAACAGCACAGATGAAGAGGGGATGGAGATCGAGCAGAGGAAAAAGTTACCAAAGCATTACGCCAACCAG CTGATGTTGTCAGAGTGGTTAGTGGACGTCCCTGCAGATCtgagctctgattggctgatggtgGTTTGTCCAGTTGGGAAGCGTTCCCTTGTTGTGGCCTCCAAG GGATCTACCTCATCTTACACCAAAAGCGGCTACTGTGTCAATCGATTCCCTTCTCTTATCCCCGGCGGCAACAGGCACAACTCTGCCCTGGGAAAAG ATTACACAATCCTGGACTGCATCTACAGTGATGTGGACAGAACATACTACATCCTGGACGTCATGTGCTGGAGGGGACATCCTGTATATGACTGCTCA acAGAGTTCCGGTTCTACTGGCTGCAGTCTAAAGTGGAAGAGGCCGAAGGTCTTTCTGAAATTTCCAAGATTAATCCT tTCCGCTTTGTGAGTCTGAACAGCATCAGCTGTTCGACAGAGTCCATCCAAAAAGCTCTTGCACACGAGTATAACTTTACG GTGGACGGTCTTCTTTTCTACCACAAGGAGACCCACTACACCCCTGGAAGCACACCGCTGGTTGGCTGGCTCAGACCCTATATGGTGGCAGATATCTTGGGCATTGAGGTCCCACAGTGCCCCCTCACCAGCAAGCCTGATTATGCCAGCCATCAGCTTCAGCAGATCCTGGAGCACAAGAAAACATCCACAGAAGTTCGGCCCGCAGatcaaaatggccgatatgaaCTGGAGCACCTCTCCACGCCAGAAACACAGCTGGAGAACTCCCACACCGGTCAGAAAGAGAGCATGGAGGTCTGA